A genomic region of Bactrocera dorsalis isolate Fly_Bdor chromosome 3, ASM2337382v1, whole genome shotgun sequence contains the following coding sequences:
- the LOC105226304 gene encoding protein phosphatase 1 regulatory subunit 36, whose protein sequence is MRRIHNSNFVPRFNLGKWTWNKNLERLEFEPIKDAELEKLDYISTCGFKFNKTLNQLEELIFLQEFQRSELTHDADVILVQDIKNIVLFLAPSETITKDFVLFLHTFTVDRFLRALIIYFEYYLKMVEFVLIRRDEISGDKAQIQSEDTNEIKRIYSSYLTQHRLLLAREYSIIIAGDGEMKPYYHITPIVNISQSIKDKRFHETFLAFSTQMVWIAMHRRAYDYIDLEMYRLFRSEHFKLKRYAHINFTEAEANMLYGKNYKRVNYRAQNSPLIQELVNVSTENLPILWIGERKYRGTDLRIHQLELEYIVPDSQLTLIDVCHGILGHPKKIYNTLLNINWEEVRFQNYSQVYDPYQLVRQPALKIPRIDAEKIRKHAQKFDTYYHVRMQYERVSRAVIDKWCRRDAVIAYFTTEGMITNIVTRCERELERDSYGPSVEEITSKFLARKKLLRKL, encoded by the coding sequence ATGCGTCGCATACATAATTCGAATTTTGTGCCGCGATTTAACCTCGGCAAATGGACGTGGAATAAAAACTTGGAGCGCTTGGAATTTGAGCCCATCAAAGACGCAGAATTGGAGAAACTAGATTATATTAGTACGTGTGGCTTCAAATTCAACAAAACGCTGAATCAATTGGAAGAGTTAATATTCCTACAGGAATTCCAGCGTTCCGAACTCACACACGATGCGGATGTCATACTCGTGCAGGATATCAAAAATATTGTGCTTTTTCTGGCACCATCCGAGACCATCACAAAGGATTTCGTGCTCTTTCTGCACACCTTCACTGTGGATCGTTTTCTGCGCGCGCTCATCATTTACTTTGAGTACTACTTGAAGATGGTGGAGTTCGTGTTGATACGACGCGATGAGATTAGCGGCGATAAGGCGCAAATCCAAAGCGAGGACACCAATGAGATCAAGCGCATCTACTCGTCGTATCTCACGCAACATCGGCTGCTGTTGGCGCGCGAGTATAGCATCATTATAGCGGGCGATGGCGAAATGAAGCCCTACTACCACATTACGCCCATCGTCAATATATCGCAATCGATTAAGGATAAGCGCTTTCACGAAACCTTTTTGGCCTTCTCCACACAAATGGTGTGGATCGCTATGCATCGGCGCGCCTACGACTACATCGATTTGGAAATGTATCGACTCTTTCGCTCCGAACACTTCAAGCTCAAACGCTATGCGCACATCAACTTCACCGAAGCCGAGGCGAACATGCTGTACGGCAAGAATTACAAGCGCGTCAATTATCGCGCACAAAACTCACCGCTCATACAGGAGTTGGTCAATGTGTCCACCGAGAATTTGCCCATACTGTGGATTGGTGAACGTAAGTATCGCGGCACCGATTTGCGCATACACCAGCTGGAGCTCGAGTACATTGTGCCGGACAGTCAGTTGACTTTGATCGATGTGTGCCATGGCATACTCGGGCATCCGAAGAAGATCTACAATACGCTGTTGAACATCAATTGGGAGGAGGTGCGCTTCCAGAACTATTCGCAAGTTTATGACCCCTACCAATTGGTGCGTCAGCCGGCGCTGAAGATACCGCGTATCGATGCGGAGAAGATACGCAAACATGCGCAGAAATTCGACACCTACTATCACGTGCGCATGCAGTACGAGCGCGTAAGCAGAGCGGTGATTGATAAGTGGTGTCGTCGCGACGCCGTCATTGCGTACTTCACCACGGAGGGCATGATTACGAACATTGTGACACGCTGCGAAAGGGAGCTGGAGAGAGACTCGTATGGTCCGAGTGTGGAGGAGATAACGAGCAAGTTTTTGGCACGCAAGAAATTATTGCGGAAACTATAg